ATTATCTAAAGTTATAGATTTTTCTTTTCCCTCTGTTACTCCTTGGTGAATCTCATAACCTTTAACTTGAATATCTCCTAATCCTTTTAATAACCCAGTTTCTCCTTTTAATAATCCTGTATACTGTGTTGTTACCTTCTCTTTTTCCATTGTAGTTTCTATGTCTAAAAGTCCTAGTCCTGGAAGTTCTTTTATATCTCCCTCTATTCCATAAGGATCTAACACTTTTTCCCCTAAAATTTGAAATCCTCCACATATGCCAATAATAGGAGTTCCTTTTCTAGACATTTTTATAATCTCTTGTGCGATTCCTTTCTCTTTTATATCTTTTAAATCATCTATTGTATTTTTAGATCCAGGTATAATTATCAGGTCTTCATTTCCTAATTCATGAAATGATGTTACATAATTAACATTTACATCCTTATTTGCTAGTAAAGCATCAATGTCTGTGAAATTCGATATATGCTTTAATTTTATAACCGAAACTGTTATATCTGCAGTTTTTGATTTAATCTTATTAAATTTTTCTGTTACCCCATCCTCATCCTCTATGTCTAGTTCAAAGTATGGCATAACTCCTAAAATTGGAACTCCTGTCAGTTCCTCTATTTTTTCTAATCCTGGTTTTAATATATCAACATTTCCTCTAAACTTATTTATAATTACACCTTTTACTCTAGCTCTCTCTTCTGGTTCCATAAGAGATATTGTTCCATAAATTGATGCAAAAACTCCACCTCTATCAATATCTGCAACTAAAATAACAGGAGCATCAACCATTTCAGCTAATCCCATGTTTACTATATCGTCTTGCTTTATATTTAATTCTACAGGGCTTCCTGCTCCCTCTATAACACATATTTGATTTTCATCTTTAATCGTATTATAAGCTTGAATTATATCTTTTTTTAACTTTGATTTATAATCTCCGTATTCAAGTCCTCCCATATTTCCGATAGATTTTCCGTTGACAATCACTTGAATCCTTCTATCCCCTGTGGGTTTTAATAAAATAGGATTCATTGTATAGTGAGCTTCTATCTCACATGCCATCGCCTGAAGAGCTTGTGCTCGTCCCATCTCATGTCCATCTTTTGTTATATAAGAGTTCAGTGCCATATTTTGAGATTTAAAAGGTGAAACTGTGTATCCATCTTTAAAAAATGCTCTACATAAGCCTGTAACTGTTATACTCTTCCCTGCTCCTGAAGACGTCCCAACAACCATTATGTTCTTATGTTTCATAATATCATTTCTCCTAAATTTGTGAAGTTTAGCGGAAATATAAAAAATGCGAAAATGAATAGAATATTGCTAATTAGAATTGAAATTGACAGTTCTAAATACAAATCTGTTCACCGCAGATTTTATATTTTCTTTTATATTCATGGCAGATATCCTGACTCAGATTCACCCTACTCTTAGGCCTTCCCATAAAAACTACAGTGGCTAGTCTAATTTCGTCCTCCTTACAGTGGCGGGACCGTGTGAGATTTTCACTCAACTTTCCTTTTAATCAAATTATTGAACCATAAATAATATACATATTTATCATAATTATACATAATGATTATGCACAAGTCAACCTTTTTTAAAAGTTTATGTTTAAAAATTAAACTACAAACGTTTGCTATTTTATAGAAATTAATTTTAAAAATAATTTTAATAAAACTACAATAATAAAAAAGAAAATTAAATTTTATTCGTAGATTAAATGTGACATATTAAATTTTTATAAGGGAGTGATTAAATATGAACGATGTTAAAACAAATAAACAACCTCTTATTGTAGAGGACAAAATTATTAATGTTCCTCCTATGTTTGCAGAGATTTTTGCATTAAATCCTAAAAATCTTAAAAAATGGTTAGTTGGAGCAAAAAATTCAAATAAATCTTATGAAGATCTTAAAGTAAAAGATATTTTAAATACAAAAGTTAATGCTGCTGTTAATGATGAGGCATTTCTTTTAGATGTAACGTTTGGAAATACAACTCATAAATTATATTTAAAAAAACCTCAAGCAAATAAAGGATTGGATTTTATATTAACAGAAGGTGATAAATTTAAAATTGAAACAAATTTACACCTTACTGAGATAAATGATAAAAAATGTAACATACATCTTGAAACAACTTTATTAGAAAGTAAACATAGTTTTCATCCTATAACATCTTTTGAATTAAAATACTTTTTCAGAAAAAGTTTATCAAACTTCATAGAAGAGTGTGAAAAAAGTTATAGTACTTTTGAAAGCGAAGAAAAAACTATTGAAGCTGAAGTTTTAAATTTCTACCAAAGCAATATATCTGCTTTTAACTCTTTAATTGAACCACTAAAAAATGATTTAGGAGAAGATTCTTATTTAGATATTCAAAAAAAATTAAAAACTTTAGGTATGGATACATCTGATAAAGTTAGTAAAATATTCACAAATTTAGTTGGTGTTATTCCCACAGAAGATTTATCATTAATCAATGATAAAGTTATTCAATTTATTAAAGAACATATATTTATTTTAAAAGGTATTACTAAAAAAAATAATGCTGAAAATTTAAAAGATATCAATACAGTTACTAAGTTACAACTAGATAACATTAACTTTATTGTACCTCAAATATTAAAAGATATAGATTCTAATAAAATTGTTGAAATTGAAAATCAATTAAATGATCTTTTGACAACTATTGTCAAAGAAATTGAAGATATTCTTGAGGAAATTAAAAATAAAATTCCTCCTCAACACTTTAAAGATTTTGAAGTTGGATTTATAAATATTCTTAAAACTGATTTAGATTCTGCTCAATCTTTAGTTGATAAAATTATTTCTGGAAATGCAAAATTTACAGATGCAGAAACTAAAATTTTAAATGGATTAAAAGAATCTATTAATAAAGTAGAAACTACTGTTAATAATAGAGATAACCAAGCTTATATCTCTGTTTTAAATATGATTGAAAAATCTTTAGAACAACTTGAACAAGATATAAAAACTATCAGTTCAAATATAACCGCTGATAAAATAGAATCTACAAAAACTCTAATAAAATCTACAACTGATACTTCATATAAATCTTTAACAAGCTTCTTATCTAATATGACTCCTGAAAATTTAGCAAATAACAAAGAAGTTGTGAATCAAAAAATAGAAGAAATTTTAGATAGATATGTTAAAGCAATCAAAATAATCTCTCCTTCAATACCTGATGAAAAACTTTCTAATATGAGAGAAAAAGTTAAAAATATACTAACTAAGGAATACGAATCTTTTTGTATATCAAATAACAATTAAATAAAACAAAAAAATGTAGCTGTTGAGCTACATTTTTTATTTCTGAAAAAGATCTCTATACTCCTTAGGACAAATTCGTTCATATTTTTTAAAAACTTTTGTAAAATAGCTACTATCTTCAATTCCTATTTCATTTGATATTTCTGATAAAGACTTACTTGTAATTTCTAAAAAATGTTTAGCTTTTTCAATCTTTTTTATAAGAATATACTCCTTGAAAGTTTTTCCTGTTTCTCTTTTAAAAACTCTACTAAATTGAGAAATACTCAAATTACATAATGCGGCTACATCTTCTAAATGAATATTTTCTCTAATATTTTCATTTATGTAAGTCACTGCTGAAGAAATTTGAGAATGACTATACTCTACTCTTTCTTCTTTTATATTATTTTCAATAATATGATTATACCATTTCTTACTTTTAATACAATCACTTATATAAACCGACGTATAATGTAAAATACTTGCAATACTTTGGAGTTCATTATATTTCACCTTTTTTAAAAACCCATAATTTTCAACAATCTTCTTTATATTAAATTCTTTCCCTACATTTTCAACCAAAATATCCTCTAATTCAAATGTTTCTTCATCTTCTAAAAGAATTTGGCCTACTAAAAATGCACCTATTAATTCACTTTGATAAATAATAGGTATTATCATATCTACTAATCCAGCGTGACATCTATAAATATACGGTTTTAATGATAAAAATGCTTTACTTAAAGCTTTTACATCGCATTTTTCACAAAACGAACTAAGTTCTTTATTTTTCCTAAAAATTTTACAAAACTCTGAGTAGTTACTTTTTTCTGTTAAATAATTGCCCTCATCATCTACAATTACTACAGCCATTTTAGTCATATCTACTATCTCTTCCTGAATTTTTAATAGTTCTTTTTTATATTTATGAAGCATACCTCACACCTTTCGTTTTTTTATACTTTTTTTAAAGGCAATCCCTTTAATACTCTAGCTGCATTTTGACCAAAAACCCTTAAACGTTTTTTAGAACTTCCAATATTTTCTTTCAAAATATACTCTTTTGTATATTTTTTTTGATTTAAAAATATTTCACCATCTGAATTAATACCTATTCCTATTTCAAACCTTCCATTTACATAAAACTCTTTATCTATTTTTTCTTCTTCTAAAAACTTTAAAATATAAGGAACTCCCTCTTCTTCTATTCCAAAAAATATCTCTTCTATATCAACTATCTTTATAATATTTGAACATACTATATCTATTCCAGTTTTTAACACTCTCTATCACCTAAAACCAAACCTGTCGCTACAGCATTTCTAGGCCCTTCTATTCCTCTTATATTTCCGCAACCAGCAACTACACCGTATTTAGAAAGAGCTTCCGTTATCATCTCTGGTATTTCAAAGTCAAGAGCTGATCCACCTACAATTATTACAAACTCAAAATCTCTAATATTTTTAGTTAAAGATATTTTTTTTAAGGCTCTCTCTGAATTTGCTACAAAAACTCTTCTTTTACTCTCTCTCCTAATATCTCTAATTCTTTCTAAAGTATTTTGAATATCTATTGGAATAAGCTCACCATTTTTTACTAATACATTTTTTGCATATATGCTCGGTGATAAAGGCTCATTAAAAAACTGCACACTTCCATCTTCGTACCTTATATGAAAAAAAGATTCTACTTTTGCTAGTGGATATTTTTTAATATCTTCAGCTAAATTAAAATTTTCAACTCCAAGTTCTTTCTGAATTAATAAAGTTACCATATTTCCTGCACCAGCTAAATGAGTATGAGCTTTTCTTCCAAATTTATCTATACTACAAGCATCTGTTGATCCAGCTCCAATATCAATTATAGCCAATGGCTTTCCTGTTCCTGGAGTAGTTAAAGCTCCTTTTATAGCCATATCTGCTTCTACTCCACCAACTTCTACTTCTATGCCTAATTCACTTTTTATTAATCTTGCTAAATTTTCCATTTGATTTTTTTCAGTTCCTACCATTACTGCCAATCCTACAGCATTTTCAAGCATAAATTCACCAGCTAAACCACCTTTTATTCTCTGAGGAACAAAGGTGTCAACTGCTAGTAAATCTTTTATTTTTATATCCTCTATATTTTCTCCTGTAAATTTACTCATTGTATTTTTTACATTTCTTAACATTCCACCAACATTTGTTCCATCTTCTCCAAAAATATCTTGAACATTTAGAAAAGATATCTTTTCCATAATTTTTTCAGCACCTTCTTGTATGCCTACCTCTTCAGTTGTTTTACAACCTTTTATGTAGATATTTCCAGCTGGAATAATTTTTTCTTTCACATCTCCTTGAGGAGTTTTTATTACAACACCTGATCTATTTCCTATAAGAGCTTTTGATAAAGGAACCACTTTTTTTGTTTCTTCTGAGGTTAAATTAAAAATTGTCGCTATTCCATATGGATTTGAAATTTTTTCAATAACTCTTCCCTTTTCAGCTACTTCAATACAGCATTTAACACCTAAAGGTATTTTTTCAATTAGTTGAACTTCATCAACTATTGGAATTTTTATTAGTAATCTATTATTTACAAGAACACCATCATCTCTTTGTAAAATAGCTCCCTTTATTTTTACTCCTCTATTTATTTCAGAATTTAAAATTTTTGCTATTTCTAAAAAATTTTTATCTTTATTTGCTATAACAATATACTCTTCATCTAATAGACTACACTTTAGTTCTTTTAAATTATCTATATTAATCGTTAAACCTATTCCTATTCCACAACCTCCAGGAGTATCCGGATTATGCCCAATCATAGTAGATTCAGTTATTATTGTTTCTGTTATCGTTTCCATGGAAACATCTCCAATTACTGGAGTTGCCTCATTTATTCTAATCAAATCTAAGTCTTCTAATTTAAAATCTAATTTTTCTAACAATGAGAAAATTGCCTTTTTTATGCCCTCTATATTTTCTTCTGTTCCTTTTAAGCCTGTAGTCTTATAAAGAGAACTACCTAAAAATTTAATTTCAGAGTCTGTTACTCTAGCTAAAGCTACCTCCGTAGTCGCATTTCCTATGTCAATACCTGCAATAATTTTCATAATTAAATTGCTCCTAATCTTTTCTTAACTTTCCTCTTTTTTCATAAATATCTGCAGCCTCTCTAACAAAATTTGCATTTACAACTGCTCCATATTTATTCTCAAGCTCATCAGCTATAGCTAAAAGTTCCTCTTTAGATGATCTATTTGGTCTTAAAGCATTATAAATCTCTAATATTCTTTCATCTGAGATTTTTACTAATTCACTAGCTCTTTGAAAATTTCTTTTTATAGTAGGCTGCCCTGCTGTTTCAGCTACTTCCCCTTGAAGATTAAGTGTTTCTGAAGAGATTCTAATATCTTGAGCTTTAATATTTTCATCTAAAACGTTTTCTAAAGTGATATCATCTAACGTTTTTCCAGTTGGAGTTTTTAACCACTCTTTTCTCTTCTCTCCTAAAGGATAATCTAATTCGATATTAATTTTTTTGTTCATCTTTCATCTCCTTATTCAAAAGTATATTCTAACTCTTCAGGTTTTTCATTTTCTTTTACATGCTTTGTTTCTTTTATATGTAATAAAGCTGCTTTTGCTTGATATTTTGGTCTCACCATTTGATCACTTATAACAGGTACTGGATTAGGCGATTCTCCTTTAGCATATTTAGCTGCATTTTTACCAATTAATCTATAAATTTCTGGGGTCAAAAGAGGTGCCTGTGGAAATAATTCCAGATTATTTAACGGAAGTAAATCCTTTTGATGTATAACTGTTGTTCCCTTTGATTGTATTCCTATCCCTATTCCAGATCCACTTAATTTAGCTGCATCATTTGCAATAAAACAAACATCTGACGTTCTATTTACACGTACTACTCTAGCAATTAAACCTTCCTCTTCTATTCCTGCTATTAATTCCATTAAGACCATATCATGAGGAACATCTGTTATTGTTTTATGTTGATATTTTTTAAAAGCTGGAGCTAGTCCTATAACTACCTCTTCTATTCTATCACCTTTTTTCGCAATTCCAACCTCTTTTATTTTTATTTCCATTTTTTCCTCCTATTCAATACTCTCTGGCTTTATTGCTGTTGGAATATTAGAAATTTCATTCCATCTTTCTTCACTAATTCTATAGCCACTTCCTGGTCCCATATAATCATTTTTATCATTTATTGCACTTACAATTTTAAAATCTTTATTTAAAATTGCTGAAGTTTGAAGATAATCTCCAGAAACCCTTTGTTTTAACATATTTAATACATTTTCAGCAACATCTTTAAATCCACTTTTGCTTAAGGCCTTTACTAAATCTAAACCTGTTATTCCTCTTTTTAAAAGTTCTTCAGCTCCTTTTAAATCTTGAACAACATCTCTAACTGGCATATCTTTACTACCATGAGCATATGTAGCCGCATATACTTCTTCGTCTGTTATTTCTGGGAGATCTAACTCTTTAAACAATCCTTGAATTGCTTTTGCTGCTTTATTTCTTATTTTTATTACCTCATCTTCAGAAACTGGTCTCAATCCACCGTCAACTTTTAAATCTCTTTGTAAAATATTGTAATCATCAAAATCTTCTGCGTCAAAATTGGATCCTGCAAACATATTATCATAATTTGGTACTGCACTATATCCAGAGAATATAAAATCTGTTCCTGGTAACATCTGCATTAAAGTTCTTGCTGTTCTTCTTATATCAGAATGAGAGAAAGTTTGATCATTAGCTGAAGCACATTCTAAATCTAAAAGCATTGCTATTAAATTTTCTCCTAAAACCGCTCTTATACCTCCTGGTAAAGCCCCTGGCATTCCTATACAACTTACTGCACCATTTTGCAATCCTTGAACACCTGCTCCTCTTGTTATGTAAATACATCTTGTCTCTAAATACAACATTGATTTACCTTCTGAATATCCCATTAAGGCTTCTGATCCTGTACCTGAAGTAAATCTCATTTTTAACCCTCTTGAAGCATATGCCGATGCTAAAAATGCTTTAGACCAAGGCGTATCGTCTCCGTCGGTAAATACTTGCTCTGTCCCATAAACTGAAACTGTTTCTGCATAACTTGTAAATCCTCTCATTCCAAGTTCTAACTCTGTTGCTTCTTCCACTGAACATTGAGTTAGTACTCCACCTCTTCCCACTTGAGAACCCACAAAAATTGCAATAGCATTAAATGGTGCATATCTTACAATTCCCACTGTTGTTTCCTGCTCATCAAAACCTCTTATTGCAGCCTCTGCTGCGTCTGCTGCAATTTGAACTGGATTATCTCTTAAATTAGTCACATGACATTGATTGGAAGGAGTTTTTCTAGCTCTCATTTTTTGAACAGCCATCATCATTTCTACAACATTTAAATGACTAATAACTTCTACCATCTTCGCTGGTGTGATTCCTGTTGTTATTTTCAAAATTTCTTCTTTTTTTACATTTATATCAACTAATTTTTTCGCTATTTCAAGTGTTGATAAATTCATAGCTTCTTCAGCATATCTTAAATCAATTGCATAATCAGCTATAAAAAGATCAATCATATCAAACTCTTCTCTTTTTTTACCATCTAATTCAATTATTTTTCCATCTTTAATTACAAGACTTGGTTTAGGATCTAAAGGACTATCCATAGCTATTAATCCCTCTTCTTTCCATTCACCTATAAATCCATCTTTATTTACTGCACGTTCACTTAAAACTTCAAAACGTTTTGATCTCATCGTTCCTCCTATAAATTATAAAGAATTTAATGCTGCTTTTGCTATCTCCATATCCTCTTCTACAGTTCCACCACTTACTCCAACTGCTCCTACAATTTCATCATTTATTATAATTGGGAATCCTCCACCAAAAGTTATTATTCTAGAGTTATTTGTCAAATTTAAACCATATAAACTTTGTCCTGGTAAAACTACTTCACTAAGCTCATTTGTCCCACTCTTTAATGCCCATGCTGTAAAAGCTTTATTAATCGCTATATCAACACTTGTTACAAAAGCTTCATCCATTCTTTCTAAATACAATAAATTACCACCATTATCTACTACTGAAAACACAACTGGGACTTTTATTTCCAATGCTTTTTTCAAAGCTGCTTTACCCATTTTCTTTGAAGCTTCTAAAGTAATTTGATTAAAACTCTTAACAACCATAACTTTTCCTCCCTATACTTTTTATTTTTTTGTTCGTATATCGAATATTAACAACTTTTTCTATATACTTCAAGGTAATAATCAATCTTAGATTTGTACTTTCTTGTCATTTTTTATATTTTTGATTTTTTTTTACCATTTTTAGGTATTTTTTTACCTTGTTTACATCTTGTTTTTTTGTTACTCTTAAACTGAAACAAGAACTACTTTATTTTGGGAGGAGATTATTAATGAGATTTTATGATTATTTAATGCCTAGTGTTAACTTTTTTGGCCCTGGATGCCTTAGTGTAGTTGGGGATAGAGCTCAAATACTTAATGGAAAAAAAGCTTTAATCGTTACTGATAAATTTTTACACTCTTTAAAAGATGGAGCTGTAGAAAAAACTATAAAGTATTTAAACGAAGCTGGTATAGATAGTGTTGTATTTGATAATGTTGAGCCTAATCCTAAAGATACAAATGTATACGAAGGTGCAAATATGTATAAAAAAGAAGGGTGCGACATGATAATAACTGTAGGTGGAGGTTCTCCTCACGACTGCGGTAAGGGTATTGGAATAGCTGTTACACATCCTGGTGATATTTGCGACTACGCTGGAATTGAGACTCTTATAAATCCACTTCCTCCTATTATAGCCATCAATACAACTGCTGGAACTGCTTCTGAGGTTACTAGACACGCTGTTATTACTAATACTAAAACTAAAGTTAAATTTGTTATTGTAAGCTGGAGAAATCTACCTCAAGTTTCTATCAATGACCCATTACTTATGGTTGGAAAACCTGCTGGTTTAACTGCTGCAACAGGTATGGATGCTCTTACTCATGCTATTGAAGCTTATGTTTCTAAAGATGCTAATCCTGTTACAGATGCTGCTGCTATTCAAGCAATAAAATTAATTTCACAAAATTTAAGACAAGCTGTTGCTAATGGAGAGAACTTGAAAGCTAGAGAAAATATGGCTTATGGATCACTTTTAGCGGGTATGGCTTTTAATAATGGAAACTTAGGATATGTTCATGCTATGGCTCATCAATTAGGTGGACTTTATGATATGCCACATGGTGTTGCTAACGCTATGTTACTTCCTCATGTTTGTCGTTACAATATGATTGCTAATCCTGAAAAGTTTGCTGATATAGCTGAATTTATGGGAGAGAAAACAGATGGACTTTCTGTTATTGAAGCTGCTGAAAAATCAATTGAAGCTATTTTTAGACTTTCAGGAGATGTTGGAATTCCTAAAAGTTTAAAAGAAGCTGGAGTTAAAGAGGAAGATATTGAACTTATGTCAAGCAACGCATTAAAAGATGGAAATGCATTTAGTAACCCAAGAAAAGGTAATGAGAAAGATATTGCAAATATTTTTAAAAGTGCTATGTAATAAATAAAAGACCTCCAATTGGAGGTCTTTTTTAATATGATGAATTATAAGGTTGACTATAATAAGGTTTATTGTATTGTTGATTTGTATTATACTGAGGCTGATTATATTGTGGTTGGTTATATTGCGGTTGATTATTATAATATGGTTGCTGATTTGTATCTTTTATAGCCTGAGTTTGATCTTGCACTGAACCAACTAATGCACCTGCTGCTGCACCTATACCTGCTCCTAAAAGAGTTGCTCCAGTATCTCCACCTATCGCTTGTCCTAAAAGAGCTCCTGCTCCTGCTCCAACTGTTGTCGAACCAATTGTATTTGATCCAACATTAGAGCATCCTGATAAAAGTACTACAGATAAAACTGATAATATTAGATATTTTTTCATATTAACTCCTTTCTTATATAACTTTTCATAATTTTAAAACGTTTCTACATCTATTACCATTGGAAAAAAAGGTATTTTTAACACTTTAAAAATTTTATAATTTTTATTTTGTGGAACACTCTCATCTATATAAACATTAACTCCACTAAAAATTATTTTTCTATTTTTACCAAGATTTTTATTTTGTATCTCTGTTAAAAGTTCAACCTGAACATTAAAAATAACAGGACATCACTTACTACCTTTTGTACTTTCTAAATACATTCTTATATCTTTGATGTTTTTCTTTTCTAAATAGTTTAAAACTTCTTGAGTAATTTCTATCTTCATTATTATTCCTCTACAATAATAGTTCTATTTATCATAAACTTTATAAGAGAGAATAAAAAGAATGGAGAGGCTAATCCAAAAGTTATTACAACTAAAACTGTCCATCCTAGTAAAAATAATAAACTATCTGCAAATCCTACATCACATCTTAATCTTCTTGCCATTTTTTCTTCACCTCTTTTATTTATTTTATTCTATAATAATATATTTTTTCTTTTAATTTTACAAGATTTTTTCTAAACATCTCTTTGATTTTATAGACATTAAATAATTAATATTGTATAATAAAAAGATAAAATAAAAGAAAAGTAAGGAGCTATAATAATGACAAAAGAACTATTTAAAGGAAGTGTAGTTTTAAATCCTGTTCCTGCTGTAGTTATAACATCTAGAAATAAAGATGGTGTTAATAACGCATTTACCGTTGCATGGACAGGTACTATCTGTACTAATCCTCCTATGCTTTCTATCTCTATTAGACCTGAGAGATTATCATATGAATATATTAAAGAAACAATGGAGTTTACAGTTAACTTACCAAATACTTTCCAAGTAAGAGAAACTGATTATTGTGGTGTTATTTCTGGAAGAGATGTTGATAAAATTAAACATCTAGGGCTTATAGCTAAACCTGGAGAACATGTTAATTCTCCATATTTAGAGGAGTTTCCTATCAATATCGAATGTAAAGTTAAACAAATCATTCCATTAGGAACACATGATTTATTTTTAGCTGAAGTTGTTGGTTCGCATATCAATAAAAATATTATTGATGAAAAAGGTAAAATTCATTTTGAATGGGCTAAT
The nucleotide sequence above comes from Cetobacterium somerae ATCC BAA-474. Encoded proteins:
- a CDS encoding YMGG-like glycine zipper-containing protein, producing the protein MKKYLILSVLSVVLLSGCSNVGSNTIGSTTVGAGAGALLGQAIGGDTGATLLGAGIGAAAGALVGSVQDQTQAIKDTNQQPYYNNQPQYNQPQYNQPQYNTNQQYNKPYYSQPYNSSY
- a CDS encoding DUF6693 family protein — protein: MARRLRCDVGFADSLLFLLGWTVLVVITFGLASPFFLFSLIKFMINRTIIVEE
- a CDS encoding flavin reductase family protein — its product is MTKELFKGSVVLNPVPAVVITSRNKDGVNNAFTVAWTGTICTNPPMLSISIRPERLSYEYIKETMEFTVNLPNTFQVRETDYCGVISGRDVDKIKHLGLIAKPGEHVNSPYLEEFPINIECKVKQIIPLGTHDLFLAEVVGSHINKNIIDEKGKIHFEWANLINYCHGEYFPMSKKPIGQFGFSVAKNPLLIEKYKHIKSYTEYRDEKNNKKPKKKVKSKVKKKK